One genomic segment of Chitinophaga sancti includes these proteins:
- a CDS encoding SAM-dependent methyltransferase, with the protein MWYDTLIEKNSVPDVLLRKGIRKLLKQRLDDENKGDAEAQQAHLMSLIDQLKASPIAVNTPEANAQHYEVPTAFYQYCLGKHLKYSCGYWQPGVQELDIAERDMLELTCQRAELTNDMNVLELGCGWGSLSLFMSAKFPGSRFTVVSNSRTQKEYIDTQAAARGITNLTVITADMNIFHTDHQFDRVVSVEMFEHMRNYQKLLKKVASFLKADGKLFIHIFTHKEYTYLFEVKDESDWMSQYFFTGGVMPGDDLMFYFNEHLTVSKHWHVTGTHYGKTAEAWLRNMDDHKAEIMPLFETTYGKDQALKWWVYWRLFYMACAELWNYNNGNEWIVSHYLFRKNAV; encoded by the coding sequence ATGTGGTACGATACCCTCATTGAAAAAAATTCTGTTCCTGATGTATTGTTGCGCAAAGGCATCAGAAAACTGCTGAAGCAAAGACTGGACGATGAGAACAAAGGTGATGCGGAAGCACAACAGGCACACCTCATGTCGCTGATCGATCAGCTAAAAGCGTCTCCTATCGCTGTGAATACTCCTGAAGCCAATGCACAACACTATGAAGTACCTACTGCATTTTATCAATATTGCCTGGGTAAACACCTGAAGTATTCCTGCGGATACTGGCAGCCAGGTGTGCAGGAGCTGGATATAGCAGAAAGAGATATGCTGGAACTAACCTGTCAGAGAGCGGAACTAACCAATGATATGAACGTACTGGAACTGGGTTGCGGCTGGGGATCACTGTCTCTCTTCATGTCTGCAAAATTCCCCGGGAGCCGGTTTACAGTGGTATCTAATTCACGTACACAAAAAGAATATATCGATACACAAGCCGCTGCACGCGGCATCACCAACCTCACGGTGATCACTGCAGACATGAATATATTTCATACAGATCATCAGTTCGACAGAGTCGTATCTGTAGAAATGTTTGAACATATGCGCAACTATCAGAAACTGCTGAAAAAGGTAGCTTCATTTTTAAAAGCAGACGGAAAGCTGTTCATTCATATCTTTACACACAAAGAGTATACTTACCTGTTTGAAGTGAAAGATGAAAGCGATTGGATGAGCCAATATTTCTTTACGGGGGGAGTGATGCCGGGCGATGACCTGATGTTCTACTTTAACGAACATCTAACTGTCAGTAAACACTGGCATGTAACAGGTACACATTACGGCAAGACAGCAGAAGCATGGCTGCGCAATATGGATGATCATAAAGCGGAAATAATGCCACTGTTCGAAACTACCTACGGAAAAGATCAGGCACTGAAATGGTGGGTATACTGGCGCCTGTTCTATATGGCCTGCGCTGAACTATGGAATTATAACAACGGGAATGAATGGATAGTCAGTCATTACCTGTTTCGAAAAAACGCTGTATGA